Proteins from a genomic interval of Oryctolagus cuniculus chromosome 8, mOryCun1.1, whole genome shotgun sequence:
- the LOC138843475 gene encoding large ribosomal subunit protein eL15-like, with product MGAYKYIQELWRKKQSDVMHFLLRVCCWQYRQLSALHRAPHPTRPDKARRLGYKAKQGYVIYRIRVRRGGRKRPVPKGTTYGKPVHHGVNQLKFARSLQSVAEERAGRHCGALRVLNSYWVGEDSTYKFFEVILIDPFHKAIRRNPDTQWITKPVHKHREMRGLTSAGRKSRGLGKGHKFHHTIGGSRRAAWRRRNTLQLHRYR from the coding sequence ATGGGCGCGTACAAGTACATCCAGGAGCTATGGAGAAAGAAGCAGTCGGACGTGATGCACTTTCTCCTGCGGGTCTGCTGCTGGCAGTACCGCCAGCTCTCGGCGCTGCACAGGGCGCCGCACCCCACGCGGCCCGACAAGGCGCGCAGGCTGGGCTACAAGGCCAAACAAGGTTATGTCATCTATAGGATTCGTGTGCGCCGTGGTGGCCGCAAGCGCCCGGTTCCCAAGGGTACGACCTACGGCAAGCCTGTCCATCATGGCGTTAACCAGCTCAAGTTTGCACGAAGCCTTCAGTCTGTTGCTGAGGAACGAGCTGGGCGCCACTGTGGAGCTCTGAGAGTCCTGAATTCTTACTGGGTTGGTGAAGATTCCACGTACAAATTCTTTGAGGTTATCCTCATTGATCCATTCCataaagccatcagaagaaatcCTGACACCCAGTGGATCACCAAGCCAGTCCACAAGCACAGGGAAATGCGTGGGCTGACATCTGCAGGCCGCAAGAGTCGTGGCCTTGGAAAGGGTCACAAGTTCCACCACACCATTGGTGGTTCTCGCCGTGCAGCCTGGAGAAGGCGCAATACCCTCCAGCTGCACCGTTACCGCTAA